A genome region from Salvia splendens isolate huo1 chromosome 19, SspV2, whole genome shotgun sequence includes the following:
- the LOC121780162 gene encoding zinc finger BED domain-containing protein RICESLEEPER 3-like — protein sequence MGIVSIASHCWTALNNTNFICVSAHCIGKDWKLHKKIISFCKVESHNASTIGDSIVMSLKEWGLTNLFSCTMDIAPENEKAVQHVKYHVETLNKYTIDCKKPLCLHVPTRWDSTYLMLESALPYEEAFTLSKNQHSCFVEVLKQRKHNDLSIGPPKKEDWANVKNMMEYLRKFYALTRVFSATRYPTSHLFFAEMCDFFDLISTLEMSDDSGVSAMARKMRSKIGKYWSEETELNPNLNRIVYIAAALDPRQKMRHVETCFKTIYGEERGADMVREVTDSMNELFEFYRAQDVTPTLPRLVDTSTVVPRVCSNGRVSLRFMALQSSVDEETSDVNELTLYLKAKRHMVLMDEIDNFDILKWWFGAPLLPRFEQDGKGYFGNSRFQCCF from the coding sequence ATGGGAATAGTGTCGATCGCCTCACACTGCTGGACTGCACTGAACAACACTAACTTCATTTGTGTTTCTGCGCATTGCATTGGGAAAGACTGGAAACTGCACAAGAAGATTATCAGTTTTTGCAAGGTTGAAAGTCATAACGCAAGTACCATTGGCGATTCTATAGTCATGTCGCTGAAAGAGTGGGGATTGACTAATCTGTTTTCTTGCACTATGGATATTGCACCCGAAAATGAGAAGGCAGTTCAACATGTCAAGTATCACGTGGAGACGTTGAACAAGTATACGATTGATTGCAAAAAGCCGTTGTGCTTGCATGTTCCGACTCGTTGGGACTCTACTTATTTGATGCTAGAGTCGGCTCTACCTTACGAAGAAGCATTCACGCTTTCTAAGAATCAGCATTCTTGTTTTGTGGAAGTTTTGAAGCAGAGAAAACACAATGATCTTTCTATTGGACCGCCTAAAAAAGAAGATTGGGCGAATGTGAAGAACATGATGGAATACCTCAGGAAGTTCTACGCGTTGACTCGCGTCTTTTCTGCCACCAGATATCCCACATCACATTTATTCTTTGCAGAGATGTGTGATTTCTTTGACCTCATCTCTACGTTGGAGATGAGCGATGATTCTGGAGTAAGTGCCATGGCTAGAAAGATGCGGTCGAAGATTGGGAAATATTGGAGCGAGGAAACTGAATTAAATCCGAATTTGAATAGAATTGTGTACATTGCAGCCGCGCTTGATCCAAGACAAAAGATGAGACACGTTGAGACGTGCTTTAAAACAATCTATGGAGAAGAACGAGGGGCTGATATGGTGAGAGAGGTGACGGACTCAATGAATGAGCTGTTTGAGTTTTACAGAGCGCAGGATGTGACTCCTACACTACCTCGATTAGTTGATACATCTACTGTAGTACCTCGTGTGTGCTCGAATGGTCGAGTCTCTCTTCGCTTTATGGCTTTGCAGTCTAGTGTTGACGAAGAAACTAGCGATGTGAATGAGCTCACTCTTTATCTCAAAGCAAAAAGGCACATGGTGTTGATGGACGAGATCGACAACTTTGACATCTTAAAGTGGTGGTTCGGAGCACCCTTACTACCACGTTTTGAGCAAGATGGCAAGGGATATTTTGGCAATTCCCGTTTCCAGTGTTGCTTCTGA